In a single window of the Candidatus Cloacimonadota bacterium genome:
- a CDS encoding YlxR family protein yields MPNKASKKSHVPFRTCVICKEKTSQSSMHRFVIQDGKILFDEKKNLEGRGYYFCDKEKCKASLSSWIKKAKKK; encoded by the coding sequence ATGCCGAATAAAGCTTCGAAAAAAAGTCATGTACCTTTTCGAACGTGTGTGATTTGCAAAGAGAAAACTTCGCAGTCCTCGATGCATAGATTTGTAATACAAGATGGTAAGATCCTCTTTGATGAAAAAAAAAATCTTGAAGGAAGAGGATACTACTTTTGTGATAAGGAGAAGTGCAAAGCGTCACTGAGCTCATGGATAAAGAAAGCAAAGAAAAAGTAG